Proteins from a genomic interval of Canis lupus familiaris isolate Mischka breed German Shepherd chromosome 33, alternate assembly UU_Cfam_GSD_1.0, whole genome shotgun sequence:
- the ST3GAL6 gene encoding type 2 lactosamine alpha-2,3-sialyltransferase isoform X1: MRGYLVAIFLSAVFLYYVLHCILWGTNIYWVPPVEMKRRNKIQPCLAKPAFASLLRFHQFHPFLCAADFKKIASLYGSDKFDLPYGIRTSAEYFRLALSKLQSCDLFDEFDNVPCKKCVVVGNGGVLKNKTLGEKIDSYDVIIRMNNGPVLGHEEEVGRRTTFRLFYPESVFSDPNHNDPNTTAILTAFKPLDLKWLWEVLTGGKINTNGFWKKPALNLIYKPYQIRILDPFIIRMAAYELLHFPKVFPKNQKPKHPTTGIIAITLAFHICHEVHLAGFKYNFSDLKSPLHYYGNATMSLMNKNAYHNVTAEQLFLKDILEKNFVINLTED; the protein is encoded by the exons ATGAGAGGGTACCTAGTGGCCATATTCCTGAGTGCTGTCTTTCTCTATTATGTGCTGCATTGTATATTGTGGGGAACAAACATCTATTG GGTGCCACCTGTGGAAATGAAGCGGAGAAATAAGATCCAGCCTTGTTTAGCGAAGCCAGCTTTTGCCTCTCTCCTGAG GTTTCATCAGTTTCACCCTTTTCTGTGTgcagctgattttaaaaagattgcttCCTTGTATGGTAGCGATAAGTTTGATCTGCCCTATGGGATAAGAACATCAG CGGAATATTTTCGACTCGCTCTTTCAAAACTGCAGAGTTGTGATCTCTTTGATGAGTTTGACAA TGTGCCGTGTAAAAAGTGCGTGGTGGTTGGTAATGGAGGAGTTCTGAAGAATAAGACATTAGGAGAAAAAATTGACTCCTATGATGTCATAATAAG AATGAATAATGGTCCTGTTTTAGGACATGAAGAGGAAGTTGGGAGAAGGACAACCTTCCGACTTTTTTATCCAGAATCTGTTTTTTCAGATCCCAATCACAATGATCCTAATACTACAGCGATTCTCACTGCTTTTAAGCCGCTTGACTTAAAGTGGCTGTGGGAAGTGTTGACGGGTGGCAAAATA AACACTAATGGTTTTTGGAAGAAACCAGCTTTAAACTTGATCTACAAACCTTATCAAATCAGAATATTAGATCCTTTCATTATCAGAATGGCAGCTTATGAACTGCTTCACTTCCCAAAAGTGTTTCCCAAAAACCAG AAACCCAAACACCCAACAACAGGAATTATTGCCATCACGCTGGCCTTTCACATATGTCACGAAGTTCACCTTGCTggttttaaatacaatttttctgaCCTCAAGAGCCCTTTACACTATTATGGGAACGCGACCATGTCTTTGATGAATAAG
- the ST3GAL6 gene encoding type 2 lactosamine alpha-2,3-sialyltransferase isoform X2 has product MKRRNKIQPCLAKPAFASLLRFHQFHPFLCAADFKKIASLYGSDKFDLPYGIRTSAEYFRLALSKLQSCDLFDEFDNVPCKKCVVVGNGGVLKNKTLGEKIDSYDVIIRMNNGPVLGHEEEVGRRTTFRLFYPESVFSDPNHNDPNTTAILTAFKPLDLKWLWEVLTGGKINTNGFWKKPALNLIYKPYQIRILDPFIIRMAAYELLHFPKVFPKNQKPKHPTTGIIAITLAFHICHEVHLAGFKYNFSDLKSPLHYYGNATMSLMNKNAYHNVTAEQLFLKDILEKNFVINLTED; this is encoded by the exons ATGAAGCGGAGAAATAAGATCCAGCCTTGTTTAGCGAAGCCAGCTTTTGCCTCTCTCCTGAG GTTTCATCAGTTTCACCCTTTTCTGTGTgcagctgattttaaaaagattgcttCCTTGTATGGTAGCGATAAGTTTGATCTGCCCTATGGGATAAGAACATCAG CGGAATATTTTCGACTCGCTCTTTCAAAACTGCAGAGTTGTGATCTCTTTGATGAGTTTGACAA TGTGCCGTGTAAAAAGTGCGTGGTGGTTGGTAATGGAGGAGTTCTGAAGAATAAGACATTAGGAGAAAAAATTGACTCCTATGATGTCATAATAAG AATGAATAATGGTCCTGTTTTAGGACATGAAGAGGAAGTTGGGAGAAGGACAACCTTCCGACTTTTTTATCCAGAATCTGTTTTTTCAGATCCCAATCACAATGATCCTAATACTACAGCGATTCTCACTGCTTTTAAGCCGCTTGACTTAAAGTGGCTGTGGGAAGTGTTGACGGGTGGCAAAATA AACACTAATGGTTTTTGGAAGAAACCAGCTTTAAACTTGATCTACAAACCTTATCAAATCAGAATATTAGATCCTTTCATTATCAGAATGGCAGCTTATGAACTGCTTCACTTCCCAAAAGTGTTTCCCAAAAACCAG AAACCCAAACACCCAACAACAGGAATTATTGCCATCACGCTGGCCTTTCACATATGTCACGAAGTTCACCTTGCTggttttaaatacaatttttctgaCCTCAAGAGCCCTTTACACTATTATGGGAACGCGACCATGTCTTTGATGAATAAG